The DNA sequence TTATGAAAAAGCATCTCATAATACGCCTGGAATTCTCTTTCATTTTTGTCTTCAATTACATGTCCGGGGGCTTTCTGTCTTACGTGAAGCATTTCATGAGCCACCATATTAAGGACAAGGTTCAGGTCAAAATCAAATAAATTTCGTGGAATCATCACCGTTTGTGGCCCTCCCAATTCACCTTCTGCAGTAAGAAGTATTGAGGTAGGAGAAAGTTCTTCCCTGAATCCAAACCCTGCAAAGTTTTCATGTTCCAGATCAAAAGAATGAATAAGGTATTTAGCCGCATCCAGAATCTGGTTGTGTTCTTTATAAGCCTCAAGGTGTAAGTTGATCTGCTCGAAATTCATCTGAGATATGTTTTAAACAAATGTATTAAAATATTTGGAGTGTGACTTTCCTAAAAATAGAATTTTGGATAGGGTTTGCTCTTTTTATCGATTGCAAAAAAGCGTATAATTTATACCAAGCGATAAAATAATAAAGAGAAGAAATCTAAATATAAGATCCATTTTGTAGTTGATTGGTTCTCTTTTCGTATCGTCTAACTATTCCCAAACATCACCAATTTTAAGTCATTTAAGTGCTTTTGACCTGAGTCTATTACATGTATATAACTTTTGTTTCTTTAGAGAACTTTTCTGGCGACAAATTTTGAAGTATTTTAATTAAGGGTCCTAAATTACTAACATTGATTTTTTTATTTAAAATCCCTTAATTTATCAAGTATTTATGTCTAATGTGGTCTAAGGAGAATTAACTAAAAAAATTACGTGTTTAATAATTTTTCCTTTTATTTACGGTATTTTGTTTTTTTGTTGTTTAATTATAACTGTGCAATTATATTTATTTAAACCTAATAAATGTGTTTAGCCCACTAACAGAGCAAGTTTCATGTAAATGTGGAAAACTTTTAGGGTTAAAAGTCTATCAATTAGTATTTGCCTCTTTCTAAATCAGTTCTTTTTTTCGACCTTTGTAACAAATAAACTCGAGATTGAGACCTCGAGTTTATAATTTTCCGCAATGGATTTTTTTAAATCTTTAGTAGAACTTATAGTGGTTCTTATTAATTTTTACTCAGCGCTTGCGACGCTTTTTAAGAAAAACAAATAAGGATACGTTCTAATTAAAAGCCTCCTTTATGGAGGTTTTTTCTTTTAAAAAAAGAAAAAATATCATTATGATATATCATTTTGTTGAACAAATGTACGTACAAATATTCAATGGTTCATTCATTCCTCCATAAATTTTTTATAATCATAAACACTGATGAGCCCGAAATATGTAACACCATTTTATTGAAATCCTTTATTGATAATAACTTTTGTTCTCAAATTGTTCTTAAATTATTCACAAAAAAAGTTATTAACATCCACTATTCTAAATAAGTCTTACTTAATCATTTGCGCTAAATATTTTATTATGGTTTCCAGATAGTTCATAATCTAAATCTTCAGTATTTTCCTATTTTGTCTGGATTTGCTTCATCAATATTTGTTATTCAAAAAACAGAATAGGATCACAAAAAAGCCCACCCCAAAAGGCAGGCTATAGATTTAAACTAAAAAAATAAATTAAGGATGTTCATTTCTAGCTCTGATGACCAGATTGACTAAATCTGAGCCCCCACTTGCAAAATTATCGCTTGGATTATGCGCGCTTTGAGTAGCCACGGCATACGGAGAGCCGTCCCAATATCCCCAAAAAGGACCTCCGCTTTGTCCAGGCCATATATCTGCTTTATGGCTCATGCTTTCGTTATCATCGGCACTCCAGAAATCTCCATCTAGTGCGATACCTGTTTGGTACGTTGGTCTTTGTGTTCCTGTAAGGTCTCCCGGATATCCTGCGTGGGTCCAGTAAGCTCCTCCATCCCATGAATCAGAATATGATTTTGAGCCTAACCAGCCTGTGCTGTTTCCGATAGGTCTGTCTAATACAATCACTACATAATCGTATTGTATTTCTGTTGAATCAATAGATGGACCTGCCACTTTATATTTGTAATATGTTAAAGTACCCCAGGCAGTTCCGTAAGGAGCGCTTCCGTTATAATACATTGGCGTGAATTTCAGCCATCCTGTAGTATTATTAGGCTGCCAGTCTACAATATGAGAACAGGTAAGAAGGTGTCTTGGCCCGATCATTACACCGCTTCCTGAGCCTAAAGAACTTTCCACTCTGCCGACACATCTCCATGGATAAGCGGTAGAATTATATACTTTTCTCTGATCTGCTC is a window from the Chryseobacterium indologenes genome containing:
- a CDS encoding trypsin-like serine peptidase, with the translated sequence MSKIENNNPMTAEEVLRLRTVKAKSTEKPEAVEKLFKQAPAMETINGRSFPKGMKTIGMPMDEKTAENRTLETDHFYPTHADFEYNPKLEPKRDRKPKFIDRDSFLTPENARTIFGADQRKVYNSTAYPWRCVGRVESSLGSGSGVMIGPRHLLTCSHIVDWQPNNTTGWLKFTPMYYNGSAPYGTAWGTLTYYKYKVAGPSIDSTEIQYDYVVIVLDRPIGNSTGWLGSKSYSDSWDGGAYWTHAGYPGDLTGTQRPTYQTGIALDGDFWSADDNESMSHKADIWPGQSGGPFWGYWDGSPYAVATQSAHNPSDNFASGGSDLVNLVIRARNEHP